AAGATACCGCGGCCGGAAACCGGTTTGCCGGCTATCTCCACGCTGCCCCGGTCAGGCGTTTCAAACCCGGCAATGAGCCGGAGCAGAGTGGTCTTGCCGCAGCCGCTGGGGCCCAGCAGAGCCAGAAACCCGCCCTCCTCCACTTCCAGGTCTACGCTGTCAACTGCCGGGGTACCTGCGAAACTTTTGCTCAATTCTTTACAATGGACTGCAATCGGGATCATATTTCTTTTCTCCTTTGCCGGATGACCAGCAGCGCCATAGGTATCGATGATAATGCGATCAGGAGCAGGGCGGATACCGCCGCCCGGGCAAAGAAGGCTTCAGCAGTGGCTGACCATACCGAGGTAGCCAGTGTCCTGAAGCCAATGGGACTCAAGAGAAGGGTTGCCGGTAGCTCTTTCATGGTGGTTAGAAAGACCAGGGCAGCCCCGATGAGTATTCCGGGCTTTGCCAGGGGAAGGGTTATGCTGACCAGGGCTTGTGTGGCGCTTCTTCCCAGGCTGCGGGCAGCCTCCTCCACCCGCGGGCTTACCTGGAGTAGCGAGGAGCGTATGGAGCCTACCGCCTGGGGCAGGAATAGGATCAGATAGGCAAAGAGTAATACTCCCAGCGTCTGGTAGATGGGCGTGGCATAATTAGCGCCAAAGAAGACCAGCGCCAGGGCAATAACTATTCCGGGCAAGGCGAAGCCAATATAGGTGGCTCGTTCCAGCAGTTGACTGATACGCCCGGAGTAACGTACTGCCAGGATAGCTACCGGTATGGCCGCCACCGCGATGATTATTGCCGCCAGCCCGGAAGCATAGGCTGAATTGAGGGCGTAGTCCCATGCAAGGCGGAACGGCTCACCGGTGGAGATTCCGCGGATTGCCCAGTACGAGAGAATGGACATCGGCATAACCACAGTCAGTAACGAAATGGTGGCGCAGAAGCTGGTTGCCGGCCAGCGCCACCATCCCAGTCTTATTTCAGTTTGGGAGTGAGTAACGCCGACAGTGCTTCTATGGTACCGCGCCCGGCCTCTGGTACCGCCCTCGATTAGCAGGGCAATAATCGCCAGAGCCACCAACACCATTGACAGGGCGGCGGCTGCCATCCGGTCAAAAGATGTCTGGTACTGGAGGTAGATAGCCCAGGTAAAGGTTTCATAGCGCATGAGAGATACGGCGCCAAAATCCCTGATGGTGTAGAGAGCGACGAGCAGAGAGCCGGCGGCTATGGCCGGGCGTAGCTGCGGTAGCGTCACCCGGCGGAAGGTGGTCCAGGAACCATGCCCCAGGCTACGGGAAGCCTCCTCCAGGCACGGGTCAATGCCGCGAATTGACGCCTGAAGGGCCAGCAGCAGGTACGGATAGCTCACCGCCGTAACGGTAAGCAAAGCGCCGGGGAAGCCGTAGATCTCGGGTAGCCGTTCCAGCCCGAATGGTCCGGCCAGCAATTGCTGGAGCATACCCCGCGGGCCTAGAGCGGCAATGATGACGAATCCGGCTACATAGCTGGGAATCACCAGCGGAAGGGCTGTCACCATCAACCACATTCGCCGGAAAGGCAGGTCAGTCCGGCTCGTCAGCCAAGCTAACGGCAGGGATATTGCCAGTGACAAGGTGGTCACTGCCACAACCAGCGCAACTGTGCGCCCCAGTATAGCCAGAGTACGGGTACGGAATAGTAGTTCCCATGTCTCTGCGCCGGTACCCAGCGCTCGCATAACCAGGTATACCTGGGGTAGTAATATTGCGATGGCGATAAAGACGACGGGCAGCCAGATAATAACGGGGGGCCGGGAGGTAGGAACCCCCCGGCCGGCCCTGCCCAGTCTGCCAATAAAACTTGAAACTCTACCGGTCACTACTGCCATATTATGGAACTATTCCTGTTGCTCTCAGCAGGTCAAGCGTACCCTTGAGGTCGTCCAGATCGGCCATGTCAATGTCAGGACTGTTGATTTGAGCCAGTGGCGCAAGCAGCCAGTGTGTATTTACCCCTTCCACCACCGGATATTCGTAGGTCTGCCCGGCGAAGTACTGCTGGGCGACTGCCGAGAGCATAAAATCGAGGAAGCGCTCGGCCGTTTCTTTGTTCTTGGAAGTCTCCATGATGCCGGCGCCGGATACCAGGATAACCGCGCCCGGTCCGCCCGCCCTGGGATGGTAGTTCCGGGCAGGGTAGGAATCGCCCTGCTCGGCGAGGAAACGGTAAAGATAATAGTGGTTGGGGAAGCCGATGTCAATCTCACCCGCGGCTACGGCGGCAACCTGAGTGGTATTATTGGGGTACACCTTGGGCTGATTTGCCTGGATACCGTTTATCCAGTCCCGCGTCTTTTGCTCTCCCCACAGCACCCGCATGGCGGTAACCATTGCCTGGAAAGAGCCGTTGGTCGGCGCCCAACCGATGCGCCCACGCCACTTGGAGTCAGTGAAGTCCCAGATGTCATCCGGGAGGTCGTTTTCGCTAAACTTCTCGGGGTTATAGACGACGACTCTTGCCCGGCCGGAGATGCCGACCCACTTGCCCTCCGGTGAGCGAAAGCGTGGTTCAACTTTGTTCAAAATATTTTCCGGAAGCGGGGTAAGCAGGTGCTCTACAGCGCCCAGTCCACCGGGGTCCTGGGCGTAATAGATATCCGCCGGGCTGTTGCTGCCCTCTTCCAGGATAGTAGCCGCCATTTCAGAGGTACTGCCGTAGCGTACCTGCACATTGATGCCGGTGGCGCTGTTGAACTGCTCGATAATCGGCCCAACCAGCTCCTCACTCCTCCCCGAATATACAGTCAATGTCTGCGTATTTGGGGATGATGCGCCTTGCTGAGCGCAAGCTCCGAATATTAACGTGGCTGCCAAGATGAAACTGGTCAAGCCAAAAATCCATTTATTTCTGCGCATTTATTAAGTTATCTCCTCTCTAGTAATGATATTTATTGTTCGTTTCCTCAATCTTCTAATTTATTAGCAGCAATCTTTCTCCTTCCGGTACTTCCAGTTACTACAGCATTAAATATGACTCATCAATAATCGATATTAGCGGTTCTTCCTGTCCCCCGGAGTGTATGGCGGGTGTTTCTGGTGCTATTGCTCCATAGGCACCAGTCACCAATGCCTGGACTACTAAATCGAAGATCCACATACTGGGGCCACCTCCTTCAATCCGTATTCTTTGTAAGGTAGAAATGCGTATCATTTGCAATAATGACTGAAAAATAAAAAAGTCGAAAAGAATAAGTAGTTGCTAATGCCTATGATTAGCATAGCCTAATATCTGATTGTTGTCAAGTCCCTGAGGGCTGTACCGGGGAATAAGCGAAAAGCTACTTACGAAAGAGAGGGGATGAAATCAATCTTGAGAGCCGGATTGTGATAAAACCCATACCATGGCGGCTGCCCTGGTACCGAGGGCGAGCTCAGTGTCATTAACAAGCACCTTCATGGTGCCCGCGTAATCGGCGACCTCTTTGACGGTGACGGCTACCCCGGGCTTGATGTTGGCCTGACCCAGATAGCGCATGAGGTCTTCGAGACGTGTCGCCTGTTCGGATATCCTTTCCACAACTACTGTTTCTCCCGCTGCTATCGTATCGAGG
This region of Dehalococcoidales bacterium genomic DNA includes:
- a CDS encoding iron ABC transporter permease gives rise to the protein MAVVTGRVSSFIGRLGRAGRGVPTSRPPVIIWLPVVFIAIAILLPQVYLVMRALGTGAETWELLFRTRTLAILGRTVALVVAVTTLSLAISLPLAWLTSRTDLPFRRMWLMVTALPLVIPSYVAGFVIIAALGPRGMLQQLLAGPFGLERLPEIYGFPGALLTVTAVSYPYLLLALQASIRGIDPCLEEASRSLGHGSWTTFRRVTLPQLRPAIAAGSLLVALYTIRDFGAVSLMRYETFTWAIYLQYQTSFDRMAAAALSMVLVALAIIALLIEGGTRGRARYHRSTVGVTHSQTEIRLGWWRWPATSFCATISLLTVVMPMSILSYWAIRGISTGEPFRLAWDYALNSAYASGLAAIIIAVAAIPVAILAVRYSGRISQLLERATYIGFALPGIVIALALVFFGANYATPIYQTLGVLLFAYLILFLPQAVGSIRSSLLQVSPRVEEAARSLGRSATQALVSITLPLAKPGILIGAALVFLTTMKELPATLLLSPIGFRTLATSVWSATAEAFFARAAVSALLLIALSSIPMALLVIRQRRKEI
- a CDS encoding iron ABC transporter substrate-binding protein, giving the protein MRRNKWIFGLTSFILAATLIFGACAQQGASSPNTQTLTVYSGRSEELVGPIIEQFNSATGINVQVRYGSTSEMAATILEEGSNSPADIYYAQDPGGLGAVEHLLTPLPENILNKVEPRFRSPEGKWVGISGRARVVVYNPEKFSENDLPDDIWDFTDSKWRGRIGWAPTNGSFQAMVTAMRVLWGEQKTRDWINGIQANQPKVYPNNTTQVAAVAAGEIDIGFPNHYYLYRFLAEQGDSYPARNYHPRAGGPGAVILVSGAGIMETSKNKETAERFLDFMLSAVAQQYFAGQTYEYPVVEGVNTHWLLAPLAQINSPDIDMADLDDLKGTLDLLRATGIVP